The Streptomyces sp. NBC_01689 genome includes a window with the following:
- the mug gene encoding G/U mismatch-specific DNA glycosylase: MGLKDIVAPHLDVLFCGINPGLSSAAAGLPFARPGSRWWPALHQSGFTPHTLRPQEAPSLTTWGLGLTTMARRPTARAADLSPADLTLGAELLTERVETWQPRWLAILGVTAFRAGYRQPGAVIGEQSLRIGATRVWVLPNPSGLNAHFPPVALAREFTRLRVAADLPDRRI; encoded by the coding sequence GTGGGACTCAAGGACATCGTGGCACCCCACCTGGACGTCCTGTTCTGTGGGATCAACCCGGGCCTGTCTTCGGCCGCGGCCGGCCTGCCCTTCGCCAGGCCCGGCAGCCGATGGTGGCCCGCCCTCCACCAATCCGGCTTCACTCCCCACACACTGCGACCCCAAGAAGCACCCTCACTGACCACATGGGGTCTGGGACTGACCACCATGGCCAGACGACCGACGGCTCGCGCGGCCGATCTGAGCCCGGCCGATCTGACTCTCGGCGCGGAACTTCTCACCGAACGGGTGGAGACCTGGCAGCCGCGGTGGCTGGCCATTCTCGGAGTCACGGCATTCCGCGCCGGCTACCGGCAGCCCGGCGCGGTCATCGGTGAACAGAGCCTACGTATCGGTGCCACGCGCGTGTGGGTCCTCCCGAATCCGAGCGGACTCAACGCCCACTTTCCTCCCGTGGCGCTCGCTCGGGAATTCACTCGTCTCCGCGTGGCCGCCGACCTTCCCGACCGCAGGATCTGA
- a CDS encoding GntR family transcriptional regulator yields the protein MPGQVYKHDRIAEVLAAEIRAGVHSRGSRLPGEHALTKRFGTSRTTVRQALGVLGEAGLISTHAGIGSIITFDGTPLDNRLGWTHALAGQATTLTTEVLRFETVVDTDLATELELETDTFVALDRVRRLDDGAGVSLERSRVPALGAVADLPRTGLRNGSLSTTLIGLGRISQSGEGRVAVRGLDAAEAEILRRPSGAPFLRLSQVYRAPDDSVVEQITSLLDPAHFELHIRSGPGGPQ from the coding sequence ATGCCTGGACAGGTCTACAAACATGATCGCATCGCCGAGGTTCTCGCCGCGGAGATTCGTGCCGGTGTCCACTCGCGCGGCAGCCGCCTGCCCGGAGAGCACGCCCTCACCAAGCGTTTCGGCACCAGTCGCACCACGGTGCGGCAGGCACTGGGAGTGCTCGGCGAAGCGGGACTGATCAGCACACACGCCGGTATCGGCTCGATCATCACCTTCGACGGTACGCCTCTGGACAACAGACTCGGCTGGACCCACGCGCTGGCCGGGCAGGCGACCACGCTGACCACCGAGGTCCTGCGTTTCGAGACCGTCGTCGACACGGACCTGGCCACGGAACTGGAACTCGAGACCGACACCTTCGTGGCGCTCGACCGCGTGCGCCGCCTCGACGACGGAGCCGGGGTGTCGCTGGAGCGCAGTCGCGTCCCCGCGCTCGGCGCCGTGGCCGACCTGCCCCGCACAGGTCTGCGGAACGGCTCGCTCAGCACGACCCTGATCGGACTGGGCCGTATCTCACAGTCCGGCGAAGGCCGGGTCGCCGTACGCGGGCTCGACGCCGCCGAGGCCGAGATCCTGCGCCGCCCGTCCGGAGCACCGTTCCTCCGTCTCTCGCAGGTCTACCGCGCGCCGGACGACTCCGTCGTCGAACAGATCACCAGTCTCCTGGACCCCGCCCACTTCGAACTGCACATACGCTCCGGCCCGGGAGGCCCACAGTGA
- a CDS encoding ADP-ribosylglycohydrolase family protein — MPTQVMSREAVAQVYGHLDGFEPARPDNPVSAGMPAGSVTDDTDQAVIVGHLLVEGNGSVDPLRLAEELIRWEKAMRAKGSLDLLGPSTKAALDAVARGVPPREAGRHGTTNGAAMRVTPVGIAFRAQPLDRFLDRVVESCQVTHDTTLGIAGAAAVAAAVSTGIEGGGLDDAIGSAVDAARAGARRGHWVAGADIAARIEWATQLVGGLPHDEALDQICALVGTSVASQESVPAAFAVLALSAGDPWRAGVMAANLGGDSDTIAAIAGAIAGAVHGLSALPEDAVTTLREVNGLDLEPLTARLLALR; from the coding sequence ATGCCCACCCAGGTGATGTCCCGGGAGGCCGTCGCACAGGTCTACGGGCACCTCGACGGGTTCGAACCGGCCCGCCCCGACAACCCGGTCAGTGCGGGTATGCCGGCCGGTTCGGTGACCGACGACACGGACCAGGCCGTCATCGTCGGCCACCTCCTCGTCGAGGGCAACGGCTCCGTCGATCCCCTGCGTCTGGCCGAGGAACTCATCCGCTGGGAGAAGGCGATGCGGGCCAAGGGCTCTCTCGACCTCCTGGGGCCCTCCACCAAAGCGGCCCTGGACGCCGTCGCCCGCGGCGTGCCGCCCAGGGAAGCCGGCCGCCACGGCACCACCAACGGTGCGGCGATGCGCGTCACACCCGTCGGTATCGCCTTCCGCGCCCAGCCCCTCGACCGTTTCCTCGACCGGGTCGTGGAATCGTGCCAGGTCACCCACGACACCACCCTCGGTATCGCCGGGGCCGCCGCCGTCGCGGCGGCCGTCAGCACCGGGATCGAGGGCGGTGGTCTCGACGACGCCATCGGCAGCGCGGTCGACGCGGCCCGTGCGGGCGCGCGGCGCGGTCACTGGGTCGCGGGAGCCGACATCGCCGCCCGCATCGAGTGGGCGACGCAGCTCGTTGGCGGCCTCCCGCACGACGAGGCCCTCGACCAGATCTGCGCCCTCGTCGGCACCAGCGTCGCCAGCCAGGAATCCGTCCCCGCCGCCTTCGCCGTCCTCGCGCTCAGCGCGGGCGACCCCTGGCGCGCCGGCGTCATGGCCGCCAACCTCGGCGGGGACAGCGACACCATCGCGGCGATCGCCGGTGCGATCGCGGGCGCCGTGCACGGCCTGTCCGCGCTGCCCGAGGACGCCGTCACGACCCTGCGTGAAGTCAACGGGCTGGACCTCGAACCCCTCACGGCCCGGCTGCTCGCCCTGCGCTGA